The region CCCCCCCCCCCCCCCCCCCCCCCGCCCCCCCCCCCCCCCCCCCCCCCCCGCGGCCGCGCCGGCGGCACCCCGTTCGCGGTACCCGATCATGACGAGCCGCGCGTAAGCGTGATCGCCGATCCGGAAGCAGGGGCGGCCCATCTCACGCTGTCGCGCAAGCTGCGCGCCGACACCCGGGCGGACGTCACCGCGTACCGCGACGGGCTGATGCAACGGCTGGTCGACGCCATGATCAATGCCCGGCTGGCAGAACGGCAGCAGGCCGGCCGGGCCTACCTGTCAGCCGGCGTCGGGCGCACTCGGCTGACCCCCGATCTGGACCTGTCGATCGCGACCGCGCAGGTGGAACGCGGCGGCGTCGAGCGCGGACTGCAGGCGTTGCTCGAAGAGCTGCGCCGCGCGCAGGTGCACGGCTTCACCGAAGCCGAGGTAGAGCGCAACAAAACGGCGCTCACACGCTCGGTCCAGGACGCGTACGAGACGCGGGACCAGCGTCCGTCACACCTGCTGGCGGAAGAGTACATGCGCCATTTCCTGGAAGGCGGCTCCTACCCCGGCCTCGAGCGGGAACGGGAACTCCACCGGCTCCTCCTGCCCGAGATCTCGTCGGAGGATCTGCACGCGTGGGCGGCGGGAACCCTGCCTACCGGGAGCGCCGCCAACACCGTGCTGCTGGTGACCGCGCCGCCGGCCGGCGCGGAGGGAACGGCGGACGAAGGGAAGGTGGACGCCGCAACCTGGGAGACACGCCTGCGGGAGCAGCTCATCGCCGCTGCCGCGCTGGAGGTCGAGCCCTACGGCGGCAGCCCGGTTGATGGCAGCCCGGTTGACGACAGCGCGGTTGACGACAGCGAGGTTGACGACAGCCCGGTTGGCAGCCCGGTTGATGGCAGCGCTGGTAAATTGCTGGCCGTCGAGCCGCCGCGCGGGAGCATCGTGGCGGAACGGCACGTGCTGGAGATAGGCGCCCGCCACTGGACCCTGTCCAACGGGATCGTCGTGATTGCCAGGCCGACCACCGGCGCCGGCGACGAAGTGCTGTTTCACGCCACCAGCCCCGGCGGCACGTCGCTGGTGTCGGATGCCGACTTCGTGCCGGCGCTCACCGCGGCCACCGTGGTTGCCGGCAGCGGCGCGGGACCGCACGACGGTGCGGCGCTGCAGGAGCTTCTCGCCGGCAAGCGGGTCACCGTGACGCCCTACATCGCCGAGTTGTTCGAGGGATTCAGCGGCGGCGCGGCGGCGCAGGACCTGGAAACCCTGTTCCAGCTCATCTACCTGTACGCCACGCGCCCGCGCGTGGACGACCGGGTCTACGCGCAGTACGAGGCACAGCTAGGCGCGATGGCCCGTCAGCGTGAAGCACGCCCCGATGCACGGTTTTCCGACACGTTGCGCATCGCACTCAGCCAGGGCCACTTCCGGGCGCGGCCGGCGACCGTGGAGCTGCTGGAGGAGCTCGACCTGGAGCGCTCCGTGCGGGTGTACGCCGACCGGTTCGCCGACTTCAGCGACTTCACGTTCCTGTTCGTCGGTGCGTTCGACTGGCAGGTGCTGCGCGACCTTGCCGAGAGCTATCTCGCCGCGCTGCCTGCCGGGACGCGCGAAGAGCGGTGGCAGGACGTCGGCATCGACCCGCCGCCGGGCATCGAGGAGCGCACCATTCGAGGCGGCGCCGCGGGACGCAGCACTACGCGCCTGGTGTTCGCCGGCGGCATACAATGGACCCGCCACGAAGCCCTGACGCTGGCCACCCTCGGCGAGGTGCTGGAACGGCGTCTGCGCGAGCGGCTGCCGGACCAGGTGGCGGGCGCCTCCGGCATCGGGGTCGGCAGCGACTCACAACTCATTCCCGACCCGGAGTATCGGTTGATCGTCGGTTTCGACAGCGATCCAGCGCGCGCCGACGATGCCCGCGACGCGGTGCTCGCCGAGATAGCGTGGCTGCGCCGCGGCGGCGAGCGGCAATACCTGGAGGAAGCGCTCGCAGAAGCCAAGGAGGCGTTGCGCGCGGACCGGGAAGAGCGGCTCGTGCACAACCGCTTCTGGCTCGAACAGATGCTCGGCGCGGTGCGCAACAACGAGCCGCTGGCCGAAGTCGCCCGCTTCCCGGAACGCCTGGACGCCCTGGACGCCGATCACCTGGTCAACGCCGCGCGCCGCTACCTGACGCCGGACCGCTACGTACGCGTGGTCATGCTCCCCGAGTAGAGAGTCGGTAGGAGGGTACGCGCCGCGCGCGAAACCGGGTGCGACGCGCAACGCGCTCACCGCAGGCTACGGCGGCGGCGCCGAGCCCGGAGGCGCCGGCGGGCCTGCCGGGGGCTTGCTCGACGCCGCTACTCGCCCTGCGTGAAGGCGGCGTCGAAGGCGATCTCGGAGGCGGACAGGTCGGTGCGGCGCACGAAGGCCAACGCCTCGGGGGCGCCCTGCTCGCGGTCCATGCCGCTGTCCTCCCACTCGATCGACAGCGGCCCCTGGTAGCCGATCGCGTTCAGGGCGCGGAACACGCGCTCGAACGGCACCTCGCCGCGGCCCGGCGACACGAAGTCCCAGCCGCGCCGCATGTTGCCGAACTCCAGGTGGGAGGCCAGCGCGCCGTTGCGCCCGTTGTGGTTGCGCTGCGACTCCTTGACGTGGGCGTGGTAGATGCGGTCGGCGAAATCGAGCACGAACTGCTCGGGATCGACCGCCTGCCACACCAGGTGGCTGGGATCGAAGTTGATGCCGAACGCCGGCCGGTTGTCGACCGCGTCCAGGGTGCGCCTGGTGGTCCAGTAGTCGTAGGCGATCTCCGACGGGTGCACCTCGAGACCGAACCTCACCCCCTCCTGGTCGTACACGTCCAGGATCGGGTTCCAGCGGTCGGCGAAGTCCTGGTAGCCGGCATCGATCATGCCCTCGACCGCGGGAGGAAACCCGGCCAGCGCATACCAGATCTTCGACCCGGTGAAGCCCGCCACGGTGGTCACGCCGAACTTGGCCGCCGCGCGGGCGGTGTCCTTCATGCGTTCGGCGGCGCGCTGCCGTACGCCCTCGGGGTCGCCGTCGCCCCAGATCTCGGGCGGCAGGATGCCCTGGTGGCGGGCGTCGATCGGGGAGTCGCACACGCACTGCCCCACCAGGTGGTTGCTGACCACGTAACACTTCAGTCCGTGGCGATCGAGCAACTCCCTCTTGTCGGCCAGGTAGCCGTCGTCGGCGAGCGCCTTGTCGACCTCGAAGTGATCGCCCCAGCAGGCCAGCTCCAGGCCGTCGAAGCCCCAGGCGGACGCCTTGGCGGCCAGCTCCTCAAGCGGCAGGTCGGCCCACTGGCCGGTGAACAACGTTACTTCTCGTGCCATCTGCTTCAAGCCTCCAGGTTGGTCCATTTTTGCTCGCTGGCGGAGCTGGCGACGCAGGCCGATATGAAGGCCATGCCGCGCACTCCGTCATGCACGGTCGGGAAGTCCAGATCCGCGGCCGGCTGCTCGCCGGCCAGGCGCGCCTGCAGCGCCAGCGCGTAGTTGCGGTACAGGTTGGCGAACGCCTCGACGAACCCCTCCGGGTGCCCGGGCGGCAGGCGGGTGTGGGCGGTGCTCGCCTCGCACAACTCGCCGACACCGGTGCGGCGCACCTCGCGGTGGCGGTCCGCCCACTTCACGATCAGGGTGTTGGGCTCTTCCTGGCGCCACTCCAGCCCGGCCAGCTCGCCGTAGATGCGGATGGTGAGCGGATTCTCCTCGCCGGCGGAAATCTGGCTGGCGTAGAGCACGCCGCGGGCGCCGTTGTCGAGGCGCACCAGCACGTTGCCGTCGTCCTCGAGCTGGCGGCCTTCGACCATGGTGGTGAGGTCGGCGCACAGCGATGCGATCTTGAGGCCGGTGATGTACTCCATCAGGTTCTCGCCGTGGGTGCCGATGTCGCCGATGCAGGAACTGGCGCCGGCGCGCGCCGGATCGGTGCGCCAGCTCGCCTGCTTCTGTCCCTCGGCCTCGATCAGCGACGCCAGCCAGCCCTGCGGATACTCCACCACCACCTTGCGTACCGCGCCGATGGCGCCGCCGCGCACCAGGTGGCGCGCCTCCTTGACCATCGGGTAGCCGGTGTAGTTGTGGGTCAGGCCGAACTGCAGCCCGGTGCGCTCCACCAGCGCCGCCAGCTCCTTCGCCTCCGCCAGGTCGAACGTCATCGGCTTGTCGCTTATCACGTGAAAGCCCGCCTCCAGCGCCGCCTTGGCGACCGGGAAGTGGACGTTGTTGGGGGTGACGATCGACACGAAGTCCATGCGCTCGTCCGCCGGCAGCTTCGCCTCCGCCGCCATCATCTCGTGGAAATCGCCGTATACGCGGTTCGGCGGCAGGTAGAGGTCGGCGCCGGAGGCACGCGAGCGCTCGGGGTCGCTGCTGAACGCCCCGCACACCAGCTCGATGTGCCCGTCGAGCGCCGCCGCCATGCGGTGCACGGCGCCGATGAAGGCGTCGCGCCCACCGCCGACCATGCCCATTCTTATCTTGCGACTCATGGGCGGCATCCTATCAGAGATGAGCGGCGGCAGGCACCTGTGCAGGGGCGCCGGGGGCGCCGGCGGGGATGCCGGCACCGGCGGCGTACGGGGTGGGCGCACAGCACGACTCCGTGGCCGGCGCGCACGTGCACGAACCGAACAGGTCGTCGCGGCGATTGGCGAGCAGCGCCAGCCGCTGGTGCTGGTGGGCGACCGCGGCCGGATCGAGATCGGCCCAGATCACCGCGTCGCTGTCCGGCTCGGCGCGGGCGAGCACTTCGCCGTGCGGCCCCACGATCATGCTGTTGCCGCGGCAGCGCAGCCCGTCGGCGAAGCTGACGATGTCGGCGCCGGCGGCGAACATGCTATTGTCCATGGCGCGCGCCCGCAGCGCCAGTTCCCACTCCGCCGGCGGGCCCAGCCAGGCGGTGGGCACCAGCGCCAGTTCGGCGCCGCACGCCGCGGCGCACCGAGCCTGCTCCGGGAAACGCGT is a window of Spirochaetaceae bacterium DNA encoding:
- a CDS encoding insulinase family protein, translating into PPPPPPPPPPPPPPPPRGRAGGTPFAVPDHDEPRVSVIADPEAGAAHLTLSRKLRADTRADVTAYRDGLMQRLVDAMINARLAERQQAGRAYLSAGVGRTRLTPDLDLSIATAQVERGGVERGLQALLEELRRAQVHGFTEAEVERNKTALTRSVQDAYETRDQRPSHLLAEEYMRHFLEGGSYPGLERERELHRLLLPEISSEDLHAWAAGTLPTGSAANTVLLVTAPPAGAEGTADEGKVDAATWETRLREQLIAAAALEVEPYGGSPVDGSPVDDSAVDDSEVDDSPVGSPVDGSAGKLLAVEPPRGSIVAERHVLEIGARHWTLSNGIVVIARPTTGAGDEVLFHATSPGGTSLVSDADFVPALTAATVVAGSGAGPHDGAALQELLAGKRVTVTPYIAELFEGFSGGAAAQDLETLFQLIYLYATRPRVDDRVYAQYEAQLGAMARQREARPDARFSDTLRIALSQGHFRARPATVELLEELDLERSVRVYADRFADFSDFTFLFVGAFDWQVLRDLAESYLAALPAGTREERWQDVGIDPPPGIEERTIRGGAAGRSTTRLVFAGGIQWTRHEALTLATLGEVLERRLRERLPDQVAGASGIGVGSDSQLIPDPEYRLIVGFDSDPARADDARDAVLAEIAWLRRGGERQYLEEALAEAKEALRADREERLVHNRFWLEQMLGAVRNNEPLAEVARFPERLDALDADHLVNAARRYLTPDRYVRVVMLPE
- a CDS encoding sugar phosphate isomerase/epimerase; translated protein: MAREVTLFTGQWADLPLEELAAKASAWGFDGLELACWGDHFEVDKALADDGYLADKRELLDRHGLKCYVVSNHLVGQCVCDSPIDARHQGILPPEIWGDGDPEGVRQRAAERMKDTARAAAKFGVTTVAGFTGSKIWYALAGFPPAVEGMIDAGYQDFADRWNPILDVYDQEGVRFGLEVHPSEIAYDYWTTRRTLDAVDNRPAFGINFDPSHLVWQAVDPEQFVLDFADRIYHAHVKESQRNHNGRNGALASHLEFGNMRRGWDFVSPGRGEVPFERVFRALNAIGYQGPLSIEWEDSGMDREQGAPEALAFVRRTDLSASEIAFDAAFTQGE
- a CDS encoding Gfo/Idh/MocA family oxidoreductase, which produces MSRKIRMGMVGGGRDAFIGAVHRMAAALDGHIELVCGAFSSDPERSRASGADLYLPPNRVYGDFHEMMAAEAKLPADERMDFVSIVTPNNVHFPVAKAALEAGFHVISDKPMTFDLAEAKELAALVERTGLQFGLTHNYTGYPMVKEARHLVRGGAIGAVRKVVVEYPQGWLASLIEAEGQKQASWRTDPARAGASSCIGDIGTHGENLMEYITGLKIASLCADLTTMVEGRQLEDDGNVLVRLDNGARGVLYASQISAGEENPLTIRIYGELAGLEWRQEEPNTLIVKWADRHREVRRTGVGELCEASTAHTRLPPGHPEGFVEAFANLYRNYALALQARLAGEQPAADLDFPTVHDGVRGMAFISACVASSASEQKWTNLEA
- a CDS encoding carbon-nitrogen hydrolase family protein → MDTTRVACGQFEARAADKDYNLDRMSGQIGEAAAAGCAVIVLPELIVSGYLAAERIPGQAEPVTGPSVRRMREAAASSGIAVVFGMAEAADDGRLYDSLVVVGADGTVASVYRKLHLFGAETSWASAGHEVPVFDLGGVAATGWICFDTRFPEQARCAAACGAELALVPTAWLGPPAEWELALRARAMDNSMFAAGADIVSFADGLRCRGNSMIVGPHGEVLARAEPDSDAVIWADLDPAAVAHQHQRLALLANRRDDLFGSCTCAPATESCCAPTPYAAGAGIPAGAPGAPAQVPAAAHL